The sequence GCGATCCCGAACGAAGTCTTCTCGATCACCGGCCTGAAGCTCAAGGCCCAGAGCCCGCTGCTGAAGACGTTCAACATCGAGTTGGCGAACGGCGCGTCGGGCTATATTCCGCCACCGGAGCAGCACGCTTTGGGAGGCTACACGACCTGGCCGGCGCGGACGGCGGGGCTCGAAGTGCAAGCCGAGCCCAAGATCGTCGACACGGTACTGGAATTGCTGGAACAGGTGTCAGGCCAGCCGCGGCGCAAGCACGAAGGGGATTTCTATACGCCCGAGATGCGGGCTCAGATGCAAGCGGTCTTGCCGTTGAAGTAACGCGGGAGGTTCACCGCAGAGACGCAGAGGACGCAGAGAAAAGCCGCAGGGGGACAGGGGCGAGGGGGAGTAAGAGGGAAAGAGAGGAGAGAACAGAAAGTAGAAATGTGGAAGGAACAACGCTTGAGGTTTAGCCGCAGGGGCATAGGCCCGCGCTTTCTTCCCCACTCATCAATCATCACTCCGCACTCATCATTTCTCTCTGTGTCCTCCGTGCCTCCGTGGTTCAAAAAATCAGCGCCCCGGCGGCTTCGGCTTGCCCGGGTCCATTTGCTTGAGCATCCGGAACATTTCATTGTCGGTGGTCAGGATCAGCCGGGTGTTCTTGGCCAGCGACTTCTTGTACGCCTCGAGCACGCGTAAGAAGTTGTAAAAGTCGCCGGTCTCCTGGATCGCCTTGGCATAAGCCTCGATCACCTCGGCGTCGACCTTGCCGCGCAGGCTGCTCGACTCCTGCGCTCCCTCGCCTTGGATCTTCTGCACTTCGGCCTGGGTGCGGTTGATGATTTCCTGCTTGCGCTGTTCCCCTTCGCTGATCGACTTGATGGCAATCGATTCCATCAGGGCCGTCGCGCGGCGGAAGGCGGCGTCGCGCACCTGGGGCACGAACTCGATGCGCGTCAGGCCGACGTCAACCAACTCGATGCCGCGCCCTTTCGAGTCCTTCTGGCCGTCTTCGTTGAGCGCGGCTTTCGTGTCTTTCATGATCTGTTCCACGATCTTGGTCCGCCCCAACAGCACCGGCACCTTGGCCTCGGGCGGCACCATCTGCTCGATCAGCGCGTTGTCAGCCGCCTTCTCGGCCGGGCCTTTCTTGACGCCGGTCGGCTCGGGCAGGC is a genomic window of Planctomycetota bacterium containing:
- the hflC gene encoding protease modulator HflC — translated: MTNQRRVQLLLISIVLLLLIPLGNSVLYTVDERELAVILQFGNPVQSRTEPGLYFKLPVIQQVMRLPKTLQVWHGSRPNDQLVDVPTKDGKKIEVTVWAAWRINDPVLFVQTLRTELNAESRVKEFVRSHARDTLTSNNLSEVVRSNNRKLTYTLGLPEPTGVKKGPAEKAADNALIEQMVPPEAKVPVLLGRTKIVEQIMKDTKAALNEDGQKDSKGRGIELVDVGLTRIEFVPQVRDAAFRRATALMESIAIKSISEGEQRKQEIINRTQAEVQKIQGEGAQESSSLRGKVDAEVIEAYAKAIQETGDFYNFLRVLEAYKKSLAKNTRLILTTDNEMFRMLKQMDPGKPKPPGR